A window of Sphingobacterium kitahiroshimense genomic DNA:
TCCTGATACTCCATCCGCCCCATTTCTTTGTGATGGACGTACAAGTGGTGAAGTCGCCTTTGGATTTAAACCTGTAGGACGGGATATGTTTTATGATTATAGGTTTGCAACAGAGGTTGACTCGTATGGACTCCCACAATGGGGAGAAATATTCTATAAAACAAACTCGTTCAGGGCGTATTATTCAGGATTTACTCCTGGCCACTATATCTATTTTCAAGTTAGAGCGCGCAATAAACATGGTCAAAGTCATTGGACGGCTCCTCTATTATTTATGGTCGGATAAAAAATAAAAGCTTCCAAATATTATAGTTCGAAAACTGCATCACAGTTCCTTATTGTGGATCTCTAACGTCATTTAGCTGTAAGTAATGAATTTAGGTATTTCTTTTGATGTTATTTTTATGTAACTTCATTATTAATAAATTGTTAAGGAATTGAAATCTCTATCTTCATATTTGGTCGCAAGCGCTCTTTCACTGCTGTTTATCTTTATACCGAAGCAAAACAGTTATGCCCAAGAATATCAAGTTGATTTCTACAATGCTCCGTTTATATTCTCTTTAGATTCCACATTTATTATAAATGTTCCTTCTGAAATCAGCGAGAACAATGTTCTTGATTTTTATAAAAAAATAGAATCATCTCATGATTCTATGGTCGTCAATTCATTACTTGCTTACAAAAAGAAATACAATCTAAATGATTGGATCTACTACCAGCTCGTACGTCAGACAGCGCAAGCAATAAGCCCCAAACAGGAAAACTATAGTCGGTATACTTTATACAAATGGTATTTAATGTGTAAATCTGGTTATGATGCACGCCTAGGATTAAGAGAAAAGCAAACTATATTTTATATTAAAAGCAAAGACGACATATCAGATCTTCCATTTTTCCATTTAAACGATGACAATTATGTTTGCTTAAATTATCATGATTATAAGAGTATTTTCAACTATCAAGAACCTTATAAGCTAGTTGATGTAGAAATTCCTGAGGCCAAAAACAGCTTTAGTTATAAAGTCACTAGACTCCCGGATTTTAGACCAGATAGTTATGTTGATAAAGAAATTGGGTTTAAGTATAATGGTAAAGCATATCATTTCAAATTAAAGGTCAACTCCGAAGTGAATGATATCTTTGCAAATTATCCAATTGTTGACTTTGAGACATATTTCAATATTCCATTAAGTAAAGAAACTTATGAGTCTATAATCCCTTATTTAAAACAGTATACATCAAAAATGTCAACAAAAAAGGGAATTGACTATTTAATGCAATTCACCAGGTATTCTTTTCTTTATGAAGATGACCGCGAAATTTACGGGGCTGAAAAACGCTTTGCACCTGAACAAACATTAATTAATGATATTAGCGATTGTGATGACCGAGCTGCTCTTTTCTTCTATTTAGTCAAAGAAATATATGATTTACCCATGATAGCACTGCGATACCCAACTCATGTTACTCTTGCCGTTCAGTTTGATAAACCTATTGGACAAAGCATTCTTTATAATGGAAACTATTACACTTTATGTGAGCCCACACCTCAAAATATTAAACTGCGAATTGGAGAACTGTCTCTAAATCACCAACAACAAAAATATGAAATCGTATATCATTACGAACCCGCTTTAATCAAAAAATAAAATCCCGCTAATATTAACTTAGCGGGATTTATATCGAATTTAATGTCTTAAAAATTATAGCTATACCCTACGCTGAAATTCCGCCCAGGAATACGTTGCTGATAGATTTGATCTGCTGCTTGAAAAGCTTCATAAACACTCAGACGTTTACTGTCTAAAAGATTATCTACTTTAAATGAAATGGTACCTGCTTTAAACTCTTTTCCTATCTTTTTGGATAAATTCAAATTTAAACTATTAAAAGGTTTAGTATATACATCTGAGTTTCTCGCAAAACCAATTATCTGTAAAGTTTTTCCTTGTACATTATAAAAAACACCAGCTTCGAATCCTTTACTTGAACTGTTATAAGACAGACCAGTATTGATTAAATAAGGAGACTGACCTTGTAATTCTCTCTTTTTTGAAATTTCCTGTCCTTCACGAGCAAATGATTTTCTAGAAGCATACTCTTCATCTCTCATCTCAATTTCAGATTTAACAACAGTAACATTTACGTTTAAAGTCAAATCTTTCAAATCTTCAGAAATAAATCCAAAATTCTTACGTCCTTCTACTTCAAGTCCTATTACTGTTGCTGATGGTGAGTTTTTTGGCGTAATATCTAAAGGCACTCCATCATTGTAAGCTTGTAACTCAATTGGATTTTTAAATCCTTTGTAGAATCCACTAAGGGCAAACATTTGTGCATCCTTAGCAAAGATCTCATAACGTAAATCTATATTATTGATATAAGTAGGAACCAATTCCAAATTACCCAAAAATCTAATTTCTGTTAAAGGATCGTAAATTTGAACTACTGATAATTCTTTAAATGATGGTCTAGCAACAGTACGGGAATATGATGCTCTTAAATTGTGATTTGCAAAAGTATTATATATCAAATTTAATGAAGGAAATAAATCAAATTTATTGATAGTTTTTACTTTATCATATTTCAATCCATCAATATTCTGCCCTGTAAAAATTGTTGTATAATTTTCACCACGAAGTCCTGCTATTGCTTTAAGCTTTTCTATAGGACGTATTTCTAATGAAACGTAAGCAGCACCAGTTTGTTGTGAAGCTTCAAAGGTATTTGCAGCTTGATAATTACCTCTAACCCAGAAACCACTATCTTCACTTGCATTATATACATTTTCCGGATTCAGGAATCCGTTGGGATCACCATTAGTAATATCTTTGTTATTGTTTCTGTATTCTATACTATAATTATTAATACGGTAATCTCTCTTTTTATAACTATACAAGCCACCGAACTTAAATGCAGATTCTCTTTCAAATAAATTTAACTTTTTTGTAAAATCCAATTTCGAAACACCGTTAAACTCATCTAAATATCTCCAAAAGCGATTTGGAAGACCGGCGTCTGTATTGATAACATAATTACCGCTGCTATTCAAAACAAAGGTAGTTTGACGCATATCTTTATCATTTACTTTAACCCACGTTGGTGAAAGCTTCCATTCTGTAATAAAGTCTGCATTTTCATTACTATGCTTACCGCTTAGCAATAAGTTTGTAATTGCACGCTCTGTATATTCCAAAGTATGGCGCATTGTCTCGTTTGAATTTGAAATTGCAGTTGTCTGATTAAATATTGCAGCCCTTGATTCTCCATTTTGGATGCGTAGCGCTGTCAATGAATATTTAGATCGATCGGTTTTATAATTCAAGCCCAACATTCCAGAAAGTAACACATTTTGCTCGCCTAAATCTCCCTGGCTAATTTTATCTGCTTTAAGTTCAGAACTAGCGTCGGACTGATTTGGCTTTTGATAGATACCATTCTGAAATCCTTTGTAAAACATTGTATTGCGCTTATAATTCAATAATCCAATAACACCTAACTTATTACCAGCAACATTGAATTGATTACTATAATCGACTCCCATATTCAAATCGGGAAGATTATTTGATTTACGTTGTGCAGCCATTACCGGATCAAATGCCTTTGCAACTTGCTCAACAGCATATCTATTTTCAGGAACAACCGGATTTAAAATTGTATAATCCTTTACCACAGGAAGGTTTCTATCACCGTAATCATACCCTAGAAAATCTGTTTTACTTCCTTTGTAACTAACAAAATCATTTCTAAAGTGAGCATTCGGATTATAACCCAATGACATCGAAACACCTAAGTTCTTTTGTGCAGGGATATCTTTAGTTACAATATCGATTACACCTCCGGTAAAGTCTGCTGGCAATTCAGCAGAAGCTGTTTTCATAACAACAATATTTTCCAATACACCAGTAGGAAATATGTCCATTTGGACAGTATTCTTATCTGGATCTAATCCTGGTATGTCAACACCATTCAAGATTGATTTAGTGTAACGATCTCCAAGTCCACGAACATATAAATATTTACCATCTTGAACAGATACTCCAGGAATAACACGAACTGCAGAAGCAATATTACTTGCTCCAGAACGTTGAATAGCCTGTGAAGATAAACCATCCATAACAACACCAGAGTTTTTCTGCATATTTAATATAGAGAGTTCAGTATTTTTTCGAGCCGAAACGGTAACGACTACTTCACCAATTTGATTTGATGACGGAGCTAAGGAAACATCAACAATAGCTGAGTTGCCTGCCTCCACTTTAATATCGGTGATTTCTTTGTTTATATAGCCTACATAGCTAAATACGAGTTTATATGTACCTGGAGCAATATTAAAAGAATAATCTCCTTCAAAATCTGAACTTGTAGCTTGATTTGCAGCTCCAACAATAGATACACTGACTCCTGATAGGGCTGAGTTGGACCCTTCGTCTTTGACAACGCCAGAAATTCTACCTGTTTGTGCAAATAATAAACTTGGCAATACTACTAATACAAATAGTAAAACCGAAAAATGCTTGTTCATTAAAATCTTAGTTTGTTTGGATTAATGTGTTTGTTTTTTTTATTCATCTTTCAAGTTGATTGGACAGCTTGAAAGATGAATATATACTGTTTCTTAATTAAAACAGATTGAGGCTTTTAGTAAAAGTCCAAGCAAAAACTGAAGTATTAGCACCTACTGTTTGCTTACCATTTTCTACGCCTATACTATTGCTTGTAAATTTGGTAATGTCTGGAGCAGTTGTTCCTTTTGATGTAAATAGATTTGCTACAGTTTTACCTGCTGGTAAAACAAATTCCCATTTCACAAAATTCAATTTACTGCCATTTAATGTAACGATGGTTTTTTCATCATTAACATTCACAACATTCCCTGTAGTATTGATATTATTCACGAAAATATTCTCCAATTTACCTGTCGCTCCATCACGAAAATCTGCAATCTTTTTACCCGCAATATTATTCATATTGATAGTAATATTTTTGAAGGTAAAAGAACCTGTAGCATTTCCTTCTGGACCATCAATTTCTAATGCTGAATCTGATTTCTCTGTTTGGATGATAAGCGCATTATCAATTGTCCCTGAATAAGCTTGATCTACATCTAAACCATCATCTTCTTGACCATAAACAACAACATTCTTCACGTTAACAGTTCCACCGAAAAATTCAATTCCGTCATCCTTATTAGAAAAGATCTCTACGTTTTCTATTGTAGTGCCATTACCTACCCCACCAAGAGTCAAACCTTGAATCTCACTATTTGGCGCAACAGCAACACCACTGAAACGAATTGAAATATATTTTAATGATCCTGAATTATCAGCTGTATTTGTTCCTCCGTATTCTCCATAACTAAGACCTGCTGGAATACCTTCAATATATCCCTTACCTGATGAAGCTGCTACCGAGATAGGGGCTTTCCCTAGTACAATCACACCACCCCATTGTCCAGCATCACTAGCTTTTAATGTACTGTTTTTCTCACCCGCTTTAATATTATCATTTACACTTGTAAAGATAATTGGCTTCTCAGCTGTACCATTCGCAACAAGTTTTGCACCTTGATCAACAATTAATGCTGAAGCATTTGACTCTTGACCATCCTTTGCTTTAATTATAGTCCCAGGTTCAATCGTTAATGTTACACCTTCGTCTACAACAACACGGCCATCTAACACATAAATATTATTAGAAGTCCAAGTTTCATTAGATTTTAAGATGCCGGTTTTCACAATATCCTTTCCAGGCTCTGGTGTTGGTATAGGACCAGGTCCTGGGCTGATCGGATCATCACTGCTACAACCTACTGTCGCTAAACTTACTACTAATGCTCCGAAAATTGGTAAAAATTTCTTTCTCATGATTTAATTTTTATGACTCCACAAAGTAACCTTGTGTATGTTAACTTTATGTTATTTGAGGATTATTAATACATTACATATATGTTAAGTTAACATACTATGTAAATCATACATATATAAATCAGTGATTTTCAATTTAAATTTATGATTGAAATTGTTACTATATAAAAGAAGTGTAATAAAATTATTAACCGCACAATTTATTAACATATTTAGGCTATTTTTATATTTTATTACTTTTGAATACTTTTTCAATATCTGATTTCATGATCAATCCAATCATAACAACACAGGAACTTTCCTTCCAATACAAAGGAGGTATACCGATCAAATTTCCCGCTATTCAAATTCAAAAAGGTCAACATACACTGCTTCTTGGAAATTCTGGAACTGGTAAAACAACATTGCTTCATCTTTTGGGGGGACTTTCTAAACCGACAGCAGGAAAAGTCTGGATTAATGAAAAAGATATCTATGCCATGAGCACATCTGAAATGGATAAATTTAGATCGCAACATATCGGCTTTATTTTTCAGGAAGCCCACTTATTGAAAAACTTAACTATTCTTGAAAACATTCAGCTTGCGCAGTCTTTAGCAAAGAAAATAGTCAATAAAAATGAAGTTTTAAGCGTGCTAGACAAACTACAATTGTCTGATAAAGCCCATGCATATCCACAGGAATTAAGTCGAGGCCAATTACAACGTGCCGCTATTGCACGTGCTGTTATTAATAAGCCTTTGCTTTTAATTGCTGACGAACCTACTGCATCATTGGATGATCAGAATACAACTAGGGTATTAACACTATTAATGGAAATTGCCGATCAACAGGGCGCTACCCTCCTGATCGCTACGCATGATAAAAGAATTAAAAATAACTTTTCGAATACTTACGATTTAAATACACTCAATCCTAATAGCAAATAGCATGAATACTATTCAATTAGTTTGGAAAAATATTAGTAAACAAATAGGATCAACAGCACTCAGCATATTACTGACTGCATTTGGTGTTGCCATATTATGTGTACTTTCTATAACCAGCGATAGCTTTGAAAAGCAACTTGAAAATAATAGTAAGAATATTGATTTAGTAATCGGAGCTAAAGGAAGTCCCTTACAATTGATCCTATCCAGTGTTTATCACATCGATAACCCTACTGGTAATATCCCTTTGGCTGAAGCTGAAAAATTGCAACATAACCCTTTAATAAAATTGGCTGTTCCTGTCTCATTGGGGGATAACTATAGGGGGCATCGTATAGTAGGCACGGATTCTAGCTTTCTTACTTTGTATGAAACCAAAGTACAACAAGGAAAGCTATTTGATAAAGACTATGAAGTTGTTGTCGGAACTGATGTTGCCCGTAAGCAAAATCTTAAGATTGGAGATCAGATTCATAGTTCACATGGATTAAGTAAAGGCGGTCATAGTCATGATGATCAACCGTTCACTGTTGTAGGTATATTAGCATACAACAATAATATTACGGACAATCTCATTCTGACTAGTCTAAGTAGTGTCTGGGATGTACATGGAATTGAACACCACGATCATGACCATGAATTAACTCCTGCTGAAGCACAGGCTAAAGAGGATCTTGAAGAGACGAAAAATGCACATCTCCATCACCATGGTGAAGCAGAAGAGGAGGAACATCGTGATGAGGATCAACATGAACCCGATATGATGGTAAAATCAATTGGTGCGGATATGATTCATTCTTCTGGTCTTGAAATTACGGCATTGTTAGTACAGTACCGGTCACCAGCTGCAATTGCGGTATTACCTAAGTACATCGCACAAAATACGCAAATGCAGGCTGCCTCACCTGCCATAGAGAGCACGCGCTTATTCTCTCTTTTAGGGGTAGGGATTGACTCATTAAAGATATTAGCTTATATCATCATGGCAATTGCTGGATTAAGTGTCTTCATCAGCTTATACAATGCCTTAAAACAACGAAAATATGATTTAGCGATCATGCGTACATTAGGTGCTTCCAAGCTCAAACTTTTCTCTCTGGTAATCTGTGAGGGAATGGTCATTACTGTAATTGGGGGGTTCTTAGGATTGATTTTCGCCCATATAGCGCTTTATTATATCAATACACAAACAAGCCAAAGTGCTGACTTTATAGATGCATTTAAGCTTGATCCCATAGAACTGATTTTTGTTTTATTAGCCTGTGTAATTGGTATTATTTCAGCACTAATTCCTGCGATCAAGGCATATAAAACAACAATTTCCCATATTTTATCAAACAATTAATGTAAAATGATATTATCATAAGCTTTTGTATTTTTACAAACTGATCTAACAATTGCTCGGATTATTTCGAAATACTTCAGCGCATAAAAATGGAATTATAAAACGGGAATTTTCAAGGTGAGAAATTGTAGAGCCCGTCAAAAGCAAATTTTAAATGTACAAACAAACAATTATAATGAAAAAAATACTCGCTTTCTTTAGTTTACTGATTACCTTTTGTATTACAGCAAATGCACAGATCGGTCGTGATCCCAATACACCCGATCATACGCCAATGATGAATAAAACCTGGGAAGCTGTTGATAAAATGGCTTATAAAGTTTCTTATAGCGGCAGTAAAAAGATCTATACTCCTTTCTATCCTGCAGAGTTAAAAGCTTTAGAAAATAAGATTGTTGAAATGCCCGGTTATATGGTGCCTTTGACCAGTAGCAGAACACATAAAAACTTTATGATATCGGTACTTCCTGTAGCGCAATGTATGTTTTGCGGTTCTAATGGAATCCCGCCGATGGTAGAGGTATTTCTAAAAGGTGACGCCATAAAATTTACAGAAGAGCCGATCAAGTTAAAAGGCAAAATGGTCTTTAACAAGGATCCTTTAAAAGGTAATTCGGAAATTACGATAGTTGATGCCGTAATTATAAAATAAAAGAAGCCGCTATTGCGGCTTTTATTTTGATCTGTTTACGAGAGAAACCTCAACACAAGATGTTATTCCTGCTGTTTCGGTTCGTAAACGTGCTTCTCCTAACGAAATCGGTTGATAGCCCATGTTTAATGCTTGTTCTATCTCCTGTGTCGAAAAATCTCCTTCAGGACCGATCAATAAGATATAATGCTGTTCTGATTGTAAAACTTCGTTTAGATACTGTTTCTCACTATCTATACAATGTGCGATAACTTTGGTAGCTGTATTCGATTCCTGTTGCTTACAGAATTGTGAAAAAGTAATCGCAGGATTCAATTTTGGAATATAGGCCTTCAACGATTGCTTCATTGCTGCTACAATCACTTTATTAAGACGATCTAATTTCACCTCTTTTCTCTCAGAATGCTCACAGATTAAAGGTGTAATTTCATGAATGCCAATCTCTGTCGCTTTTTCTAAAAACCATTCGAAACGATCGATATTTTTAGTTGGAGCAATTGCAATATGTAAGTGATATGAGGATTGCTGATAGTTTTCTTTGACATTTAAAATAGTCAAAACTGTTCTTTTGGGATGTGGGTCCAAAATTTCAGCTTCATACAATCCGCCTCTTCCATCAATCAAGTGAACTTTATCACCTACTTGAAGTCGAAGCACACGAATGGCATGCTTACTCTCTTCTTCACTTAGAATAAAGTTTTTAAAATCAGGTTTAATCTCTTCTGTAAAAAATAGTTGCATAATCGCTAATTATCTTGATCATCATGCATAGACTCAACAAGTTCTAATTTCACAAATTCTATATTCTGTTGTGTTTTACGAATAATCGTAAAGGTATAACCAAATACTTCTTTATACTCTCCTACTTCAGGAATTTTATCAAACAAATCGCTTACTAGACCTGAAACGGTATCATAATCTTGACTTGCTGGTAATTCTAATGGTAAAAACTCATTCACATCATGAATGCTCGCACCAGCGTCCACCATATATTCTGTTTCAGAAATACGTTCAACAACTGGAGTTTCTTCATCATATTCATCTTGAATTTCACCGACAAGTTCTTCGACAATATCTTCTAAAGTAACCATACCGGCTGTACCTCCAAATTCATCCAATACAATAGCCAACTGAATTCTCTTCAATTGAAATTCGGCCATTAAATCATTGATTTTTTTAGTTTCAGGAATAAAGTAGGGCTTACGCATGATATCCTTTAATACCACCTCTTTACCTTTCATTACGATCGGTAAGATATCTTTTGTGTGTACGATACCGACAATTTGATCGATGCTATCAGCATAAATAGGAATACGCGAATATCCTTCTTCTGTTACTGTATTGATAAAATCAATCGCTACACAATCCTCTTCAACTGCTACGATTTTTGTTCTCGGAACCATGATATTTTTCACGATCCGTTCATTAAAATCGAAAACGTTCTTAATCAGCTCATGCTCTGATGATTCTAATGCACCACTTTCTTTACCTTTGTCCAATAAATATTGAAGCTCCTCTGAGGAGTGTGAAGATTCACTAGGATGTGGTTGAATACCTATTAATCGCAATAAGAAATTAGCAAAACCATTGAATACATATATTAATGGCATCAATAACCAATAAAATATACGCAATGGCACTGCCACTTTCATTGTAGTCGCTACAGGTTTTTGAATAGCAATAGATTTAGGAGCAAGCTCACCTAGTACAACATGCAAGAACGTAATGGTTCCGAATGCAAGTGCAAAACCGGTCCATTTAGCCCAGCTTTGTGAAGTATCTACCTGAAAAAAAGAAAACAGATTAGATACGATTTCGGTCATGACTGCTTCGCCTTTCCAGCCTAAGCCTAGAGATGCTAAAGTAATACCTAGCTGTGTTGCAGCTAGGTATTTATCCAAATGCTCTGTAATATTTTTTGCGATTTTAGCAACATTGCTTCCTGATTTTGCTTGGAGCTCAATTTGTGAAGCTCTTACTTTGACTATAGCAAACTCTGCCGCAACAAAAAAACCATTTGCAACTACTAAAAATATTGTCCAAAAAATATCGAGGGCCATTATGGGGGTTATTTATTACCAAATTCTTTATTGTACAATTCTATACTATCCAATAAAATTTGTTGTGCTACTTCACGGCCTTGTACGCCTTCAACCACAACATTTTTCTTTTCTAACGCTTTATAACTTTCAAAAAACTGAACAATTTCTTTCATACTATGTGGAGAAAGTTGTTCAATATCTGTAATGTAATTGTACACAGGATCATTCTTAGCAACAGCAATAATTTTATCATCTTGCTCACCACCATCAACCATGTTCATCACACCAATGATTTGTGCTTCAACCAATGTTAAAGGAAGAATATCAACAGAACAGATTACTAAAATATCCAATGGATCTTTATCATCACAGTATGTCTGCGGAATAAAACCATAGTTAGCTGGATACACTACAGAAGAACTCAAAACGCGATCTAATAATAAAAGACCAGTTTCTTTGTCTAATTCGTATTTTCCTTTTGAACCATTTGAAATTTCAATAATAGCATTTACTGAATTTGGCACATTTGTACCAGGAGATACTTTATGCCAAGGATTTTGTGTACTCATTTGATTTACTGTATATTTTGTTTGTTTTTATTTTCATTCATTTTACGTTTGATCAAAGCAATGACGATCGGTAAGAAGGCAATCGCAATCAATCCAACAATAATATATTCGACATAATTAATAATCCAAGGAAATTCAATACCTAAGAAATATCCTGATAAAGTTAATAATAGTACCCAAAGCAGTGCTCCTGATATATTAAAGATTACAAACTTTTTAAAATCGAGTTTAACAACGCCTGCAAAAATTGGTGCAAATGTACGCACTATAGGTACAAAGCGACCGATGATCAAAGCTGTACCCCCATATTTATGGTAGAATTCTTCAGCCATAATGACGTATTTACGTTTGAAGATAAGGCTATCCTTCCGTTTGAAAAGCATAGGACCGGCTCGATAACCAAACCAATATCCTGCAAAGTTTCCGAGTACGCCAGCTGCAATTAAACCTGCACAAAGCGTCACGATATCAACTTCAATTTTATTTAATGCACAAAATAGTCCAGCTAAAAATAACAAATAATCTCCCGGTAAAAAGAAACCAAAAAACAAACCCGTTTCAGCAAATACAATGAGTAAAACTAAATAAAAACCGCCAGAGC
This region includes:
- a CDS encoding DedA family protein, whose protein sequence is MQDLLLSFQQLLNPEELLSSGGFYLVLLIVFAETGLFFGFFLPGDYLLFLAGLFCALNKIEVDIVTLCAGLIAAGVLGNFAGYWFGYRAGPMLFKRKDSLIFKRKYVIMAEEFYHKYGGTALIIGRFVPIVRTFAPIFAGVVKLDFKKFVIFNISGALLWVLLLTLSGYFLGIEFPWIINYVEYIIVGLIAIAFLPIVIALIKRKMNENKNKQNIQ
- a CDS encoding inorganic diphosphatase, yielding MSTQNPWHKVSPGTNVPNSVNAIIEISNGSKGKYELDKETGLLLLDRVLSSSVVYPANYGFIPQTYCDDKDPLDILVICSVDILPLTLVEAQIIGVMNMVDGGEQDDKIIAVAKNDPVYNYITDIEQLSPHSMKEIVQFFESYKALEKKNVVVEGVQGREVAQQILLDSIELYNKEFGNK
- a CDS encoding ABC transporter ATP-binding protein is translated as MINPIITTQELSFQYKGGIPIKFPAIQIQKGQHTLLLGNSGTGKTTLLHLLGGLSKPTAGKVWINEKDIYAMSTSEMDKFRSQHIGFIFQEAHLLKNLTILENIQLAQSLAKKIVNKNEVLSVLDKLQLSDKAHAYPQELSRGQLQRAAIARAVINKPLLLIADEPTASLDDQNTTRVLTLLMEIADQQGATLLIATHDKRIKNNFSNTYDLNTLNPNSK
- a CDS encoding 16S rRNA (uracil(1498)-N(3))-methyltransferase, producing MQLFFTEEIKPDFKNFILSEEESKHAIRVLRLQVGDKVHLIDGRGGLYEAEILDPHPKRTVLTILNVKENYQQSSYHLHIAIAPTKNIDRFEWFLEKATEIGIHEITPLICEHSERKEVKLDRLNKVIVAAMKQSLKAYIPKLNPAITFSQFCKQQESNTATKVIAHCIDSEKQYLNEVLQSEQHYILLIGPEGDFSTQEIEQALNMGYQPISLGEARLRTETAGITSCVEVSLVNRSK
- a CDS encoding ABC transporter permease, whose protein sequence is MNTIQLVWKNISKQIGSTALSILLTAFGVAILCVLSITSDSFEKQLENNSKNIDLVIGAKGSPLQLILSSVYHIDNPTGNIPLAEAEKLQHNPLIKLAVPVSLGDNYRGHRIVGTDSSFLTLYETKVQQGKLFDKDYEVVVGTDVARKQNLKIGDQIHSSHGLSKGGHSHDDQPFTVVGILAYNNNITDNLILTSLSSVWDVHGIEHHDHDHELTPAEAQAKEDLEETKNAHLHHHGEAEEEEHRDEDQHEPDMMVKSIGADMIHSSGLEITALLVQYRSPAAIAVLPKYIAQNTQMQAASPAIESTRLFSLLGVGIDSLKILAYIIMAIAGLSVFISLYNALKQRKYDLAIMRTLGASKLKLFSLVICEGMVITVIGGFLGLIFAHIALYYINTQTSQSADFIDAFKLDPIELIFVLLACVIGIISALIPAIKAYKTTISHILSNN
- a CDS encoding hemolysin family protein, whose translation is MALDIFWTIFLVVANGFFVAAEFAIVKVRASQIELQAKSGSNVAKIAKNITEHLDKYLAATQLGITLASLGLGWKGEAVMTEIVSNLFSFFQVDTSQSWAKWTGFALAFGTITFLHVVLGELAPKSIAIQKPVATTMKVAVPLRIFYWLLMPLIYVFNGFANFLLRLIGIQPHPSESSHSSEELQYLLDKGKESGALESSEHELIKNVFDFNERIVKNIMVPRTKIVAVEEDCVAIDFINTVTEEGYSRIPIYADSIDQIVGIVHTKDILPIVMKGKEVVLKDIMRKPYFIPETKKINDLMAEFQLKRIQLAIVLDEFGGTAGMVTLEDIVEELVGEIQDEYDEETPVVERISETEYMVDAGASIHDVNEFLPLELPASQDYDTVSGLVSDLFDKIPEVGEYKEVFGYTFTIIRKTQQNIEFVKLELVESMHDDQDN
- a CDS encoding TonB-dependent receptor, with the protein product MNKHFSVLLFVLVVLPSLLFAQTGRISGVVKDEGSNSALSGVSVSIVGAANQATSSDFEGDYSFNIAPGTYKLVFSYVGYINKEITDIKVEAGNSAIVDVSLAPSSNQIGEVVVTVSARKNTELSILNMQKNSGVVMDGLSSQAIQRSGASNIASAVRVIPGVSVQDGKYLYVRGLGDRYTKSILNGVDIPGLDPDKNTVQMDIFPTGVLENIVVMKTASAELPADFTGGVIDIVTKDIPAQKNLGVSMSLGYNPNAHFRNDFVSYKGSKTDFLGYDYGDRNLPVVKDYTILNPVVPENRYAVEQVAKAFDPVMAAQRKSNNLPDLNMGVDYSNQFNVAGNKLGVIGLLNYKRNTMFYKGFQNGIYQKPNQSDASSELKADKISQGDLGEQNVLLSGMLGLNYKTDRSKYSLTALRIQNGESRAAIFNQTTAISNSNETMRHTLEYTERAITNLLLSGKHSNENADFITEWKLSPTWVKVNDKDMRQTTFVLNSSGNYVINTDAGLPNRFWRYLDEFNGVSKLDFTKKLNLFERESAFKFGGLYSYKKRDYRINNYSIEYRNNNKDITNGDPNGFLNPENVYNASEDSGFWVRGNYQAANTFEASQQTGAAYVSLEIRPIEKLKAIAGLRGENYTTIFTGQNIDGLKYDKVKTINKFDLFPSLNLIYNTFANHNLRASYSRTVARPSFKELSVVQIYDPLTEIRFLGNLELVPTYINNIDLRYEIFAKDAQMFALSGFYKGFKNPIELQAYNDGVPLDITPKNSPSATVIGLEVEGRKNFGFISEDLKDLTLNVNVTVVKSEIEMRDEEYASRKSFAREGQEISKKRELQGQSPYLINTGLSYNSSSKGFEAGVFYNVQGKTLQIIGFARNSDVYTKPFNSLNLNLSKKIGKEFKAGTISFKVDNLLDSKRLSVYEAFQAADQIYQQRIPGRNFSVGYSYNF